From the genome of Kluyveromyces lactis strain NRRL Y-1140 chromosome F complete sequence:
CGAAGGCTTGAGTAGCTTATATTCATCTGCAGTGGATTGGTCAAAGTAGGATTTTAAATCCAAAAGTTTCAGTTCATGAATCTGTAGAGATGCTTTATCATAAGCAGTGATAAACAACCCTTTCACGCTTATCATTCCCATGTAGCGCTTCTCTAATTCTTCTAACACGAAATCAGATGAATAGTCCAAACCGGCTATTTGCATGCCCAACTTCTCGAATAACGAAGAAAGAACCATTCGGAGTAATACATCGCATTCAAAgcttttattttttatcTTCCCACAGTAAGTGTTCAATCCAGCTTTACCATTGGTGAAGTTATCGAAATGGAACAGGCATTTATCGTTTTTAGTATATGCTACTTTACTGAGAATTGATATAAAGTGCACGGGCTTCGATACAATTGATCCATGCTGATAGTATTTGTTCAAGCATTCAGGACCAGGAATATACTCATATGGGTACTTTTCCATGGTGCTCGCACTCCATTaccttttcctttctttaACTGAAGTTGTTTCTAACGTTTTTCTTCAACCTTCAATGCACCGTTTAATTCATTGGATGCGCTCATAAAAATCATATCTCAACATGGAATTAATATAGAGATGGTTCCCAGATAAAACAGCGCCAACGGCTGCGAGCAACCACAAGAGAGCCAAAGCACCGAATTGAAATGGCAATAGGTGAAAGGAAAAGTATGATAATTGAATGTTTATCGAAAATTTAACAATACATTATTTACTAACATTTAGCCAAATGATATAATCAACTGTAGGGAATTTtagatcaagaaagaaaggGTTCGCAGAGCCTAAAGTTCTAGTGACGCAGGACGAGTGGTACAACGAAGCAGTAAAGATCGAAGATGGCGCAGAACGTTGGTTTCTTTCCGATATAAAGAAGACTATGAAGGGATATCTGGAGGCAATGCGAGCTTATGATAGAGCCTTGATTTCTGAGAAACCTAATAACGATGACACATACAATATCCATTATAACCAAACTAGACTGTTGCTTAAAATCTATACTGATTATGTGAACGTCGATGGTTATATCAACCTGCTTCAATATGTTAATTTAGATGGAATTGATTCCGTAGAAACCTTACTGGTGACCATTGACGCTATTATCAAAAGGTTTGAAACTGTTGTAGAGAGTTTCCCAGAGGAAGTTGGATGGGATTTGCTATTCAACCTATTAATATCGTATTCTACCTATGTGGAATCTCAGACTAATATCCCAGGCGAGACTCTAATCAACATTGTAACAGGGTTCATTTCGCATTTCCATCACATCATGAGATTAGAGAATGAGCTATTGGAGAGTGTAGATATGGCAAATTTGAACGAACAGGAAGAGGAGGACGATGTTAGTTCTTATCGACCAGATAATTTAGCTGAACAATCTCAAGTAGATCTTCGCACCGGTACTGGCATCAAGACCAGAGGTGCTGAGAACGAGGATTACGGGTTGGCCCTATCTACTGAAACTTTTGACAAGGAAACTGTCGTTGACACTGTTACTCTAGGCTACAAATTTGTATATGAGATAATGGCAAATCAGCTTGAATCCGAGAATACTGCTCCCGGTAAGATAATCAATGTTGCACAGAAGAACTACTTGGAAGAATTGTTGGTAAAGTTCATCAACCAATTGGATGATATGGTAGTAACTCTAAAAATAGGCCAATCTGACGTCCAGGAATTAGTGATAGCGAAAAGGTCAATTGAAAGTCTGAAACTTTTGTATCAAGGAGATCTTCACATGTTTCTAGATACCTTGGGAACGACTGATGAAGATTCGATGATGAGCAATGTTGAGCTTTTAGATATGGCAATAAATACTTTCTCCACTGAGAACAGTTGGCAAATTCGAACGTATCTATCAAGGACATTGGGTAAATTACAAACGATACTTGCCGAAAGACAATCCAACATTATTAGTGGTAAAACCAAGAACAAAGACAACGAGTTAAGCCCAATCGTTTTCAGTTTATGCGATGTCATGATCAACAGAGCGGATAATGAGCTTTCCAGGTGTCTACTAAAGCAAACGGAATTGAACCAGCTGCAGGGACAATCGCACCCGGAAGAGGATATTGTTAAGACCATCGAATTATTACAACAGAATGCAAAGACCCTGTTAGTGAATGCGAAATCCATCGCCCATAGGTCTTGCGGCTTCAGTGAATACATCACTGacaagttgaaaagaaactacATCTATGGACAAGCTTCCATAAGGTTAGACATCATAGAGTCTCCACGGACTAGAAAAATACCAGAGGACTTAGATGATCAACCTTCATATCGAGCTCTCTGTATTCCTTAGGGCAGAACTTAATTCCCAACACTGTCGTGGTATATAGACGGCAAGTAGCGAATACACTTGTAGCCAACACTTGATATATAGCATCAATTATATCATATACGCCTATAAACCTTGGAGAAAGGGTCCACAGTTTCGTATATATCCGCCACACTATCACCCGACAAACATTCTTGCATCTGGGACCCCTGGGCCCTCTGCCGTTGAGTTGCGTACTGTCTTGTATCTTTTTGTACTCTTCACATGACCGTTTCAAGGCTTTTCGATGTATTTATTTTAAGAAACTACTGTTTCAGGAAATGATATCGAAATCTGAACGTTTTCCTGTTTTCATAGTACATAAAACCAGGGAAACTTTTTGTATTGACATATTGGAATTTGATCTGAGACGTGGATGATACAAACAGGAGGCTTAGGTGAATAAGGTTTGAGGATAGGTTGGGGTAAACGTTCAGTAGGATTATCAAGGGTTGTGAAACCGGCAGGTTCAATATATAAAAATGAGCTACAATTATAACGGCCAAGGTTATTACCGATTCGACGGTGATGAACATAGGGCATCTCACCAAGCTCAAGAAAATAGTTATCAGATGTATGAGCCATCTGAAGACGACAGAAACGATGAAAATCATAGGTACAGAACTGCTGCCGGAACAGATGAGCAGTATAATGGGTTTGTGAACCATTATCCGGAAATGGGTGAATATCGCCAGCCTGGTGATATGTCCCAATACCAGGTGCCAAATATTCAAGTGGATGCGTCAAGTCCTATAGCGAATACATTTGATCCGGCGTATCCTGGGCAAACTCCATATGTGCAAGCAGATTTTAATGATAATCAGTATTACGGTAGAAATTCGTATCAGAATGAGCAAGCACCTAGTATTAACTCCGCGACCGATTATTATGCGAATCAAGATACAAGGCCAATCTTGGAACAACCTCATCAGTTATACAATTACCAGCAACAGGATGATATCGAAAATCCTATATACGTGGATCAAAACGGTGATGATTATCAGATCAACACTTATTTAAACAGTAAAGGTGATATGGTGGATCCATTCGAAGCTGGCCAGCGTGGTGAACCGTCGGAGTGGGATATCAACGATTATGTTAGTAATTACGACGACGAAGACGGAAGCAGTTCTTTCGGAAGTTATGGGAATGACGTGGCGACACTTGATAGGCTtggtgaattgaaatatgaaTCAGATGAGGACGGTGCTGACTTGGGAGAGAGAAAGTCTCCCGCCATTCAAAGAAAGCCAACGGTAGTTAGAAAGTTCAAATTATGTCAGGgaaatttcatcttcgatTGTCCAATCAGTAGCCAATTGTTGTCTCAATATTCTGCAGGAGCTGGTCCAGAAAAATTGTCTAATGAATTTAAGTTCATGAGATATCAAGCTGTTACCTGTGAACCAAACCAGTTTCAAAGTAATACGTTCAATTTACGTCAGTTGATGTATCCGTACCCAAGAAGAACAGAGCTTATGATCGTAATTACAATGTacaatgaagatgatattttaCTCGgcaaaactttgaaaggTGTTATGGATAACATAAGACATTTTACAAAACGTTCAAACTCCTCTGTTTGGGGCCCAGATGcatggaagaagatttgtGTTTGTGTGGTTAGTGATGGTAGATCAAAAATTAATGAACGTTCTCTCGCGTTAATGAGTGCATTAGGTTGCTATCAAGATGGTTTTGCGAAAGAGGCTATCAATGACAAGAAAGTCGTCACTCATGTCTATGAACATACAACTAAAGTCAATATCACCTCTGTGTCATCTACGAATGTCGAGTTAGGATATGGCGATAGCACCATACCTGTGCAAATGCTTTTCTGtttgaaagagaagaatcagaagaagattaatTCTCACCGTTGGGCATTTGAGGCCTTTGCAGAAACACTAAACCCGAATGTCATAATTCTCTTGGATGCTGGTACAATGCCCGGAAAGGATTCTATTTATCAGCTATGGAGAGAGTTTAAGGATCCCCAAGTGGGTGGCGCATGCGGTGAAATCAAAGCTGATTTAGGATCTGGATATACTAAACTATTAAATCCCTTGATTGCATCGcaaaactttgaatatAAAATGTCTAACATTTTGGATAAAACGACAGAATCTAACTTTGGGTTTATATCTGTCCTACCAGGTGCTTTTTCTGCCTATAGATTCGAGGCATTAAAAGGTGAACCGATGCGAAAGTATTTCTTAGGTGACGACCTTAATGGTACCGTTTTCATCTCGAATATGTACTTGGCCGAAGATCGTATTTTATGTTTCGAAATCGTCACCAAACGTGATAGCAACTGGGTCTTAAGATATTGCCGTGGGTCATACGGTGCAACTGATGTGCCAGAAAAGATTCCAGAATTCATCCTCCAGAGAAGACGTTGGTTAAACGGGTCATTTTTTGCTGCGTTATATTCATTTATTCATTTCTACAAAATTTTCACATCTGGGCACACTATACTGAGGAAAATAATCTTAATGTTTGAGTTTACTTACTTGTTCGTGACGACCTTAGTTTCATGGTTTTCGCTAAGTTCATTTTTCCTTGTATTCAGAATATTAACGCTATCGATAGCCATTTCATTCCCAGATTATAAGGTTTTCAGAGTATTTTCAGTGTTATTCCTATGGTTATACGGGCTATCAGTGTTGGTGACATTCATCCTATCGCTTGGTAACAAACCGAAAGGAACACCTTTATTCTATTTGAGTACAtttattttctttgctgTTTTGATGGTGTATATGCTGGCATGTTCCATTTACATGAGTGTTTATTCTATTCAAAATCTGATCGATTCAGGAACGACTACTTTCAAAGGATTAATTACGAAAGAAACATTCAGGGATTTGGTGATTTCCATAGGGTCAACTTATGCGCTTTACCTGTTAAGTTCGATTATCTACTTACATCCCATGCATATGTTTACGTCTCTGGTCCAATACGTGTTGTTAAGTCCATCGTATATCAACGTTTTGAACATTTATGCCTTCTGCAATGTGCATGATATTTCATGGGGTACCAAGGGCTCTGCTGCTAAACCGTTGGGATCCATCCAATCTAAGGATGATGGTACCGTCAAGATGGAAATTCCAATATCtgagaaagaaattgatgagaaTTTCCACAAATTCAATAGTATCTTGACTGAACCTAAACcgaaagaagttgaagcaGAACTATCCTTAGAAGAATCCAAATCAAGTTATTATGCCATGGTCAGATCTTTGGTAGTTATCCTATGGGTAGTTTCCAATTTCATCATAGTGGCCGTTGTGTTGGAGACCGGTGGTATAAGTCAATACaaagatattgatgatTCAGCGAAAGGGTTTACTTCCACTGATCAAGAGGTGTCGATTTtaaattccaaatctaCGATTTATTTCTCAGTAATCCTTTGGATAGTTGCATTCATGGCATTATTTAGATTCATTGGATGTTGTGTCTATTGTATCGGAAGAACTGTCAGAAAGCTAAGGTTCTAACTAAGTGTTAACAAAGAATGTAATATAATACCAGCATACCAAAACGTTGGCGACAATTATTTTCTCCTTTTCAAGGAAGAGAGAGGTTTTGATGATTGATTTTAATGatataatgataataaaagTGTCttaaaattgaattatcatatatatataatatatacacaataatttgaaaagtatAAAAAAGATGGAACTGATGGTGAGGTGATCATTGTAGGCGACGTAATAAACCACTCAAACCAGTAAATGAAGTGAAATGGTTATGTGTATAAAAAAGGAATGAATAATTTTGGCAGTCGTTAGACACTTCATATTATTcgtcattttttttaataaTTTGTTGTAGTAGTTTTTATTTGGCGTAAAAACTTCCCTTCataatttgaatcaaagtCCATAAAGCAAAGACTGGCATAGAATGGTTAAGATAAAGGTGATAAAAACTTAGAAGTAAAAAATGGAATCACTTGAAATATCGTTAGTCTCATCAAAAGCGTTCGTTAACTTAAAAGAGTAATTTAAGCAACGTGCTCAACCAAATCGACAACTCTTTCAGAGTAACCGTATTCGTTATCGTACCAAGCAACAACCTTGACGAACTTTGGAGACAATTGAATACCAGCAGAGGCGTCAAAGATGGTGGAGTGAGTGTCACCAAGGAAATCGCTGGAAACAACAGAGTCTTCAGTGTAACCAACAACATTCTTTAGCTTACCTTGAGAAGCCTTCTTAACAGCGGCCTTGATTTCATCGTAAGTGGCTTCCTTAGCCAACTTGACGGTCAAATCAACGACAGAAACATCGACGGTTGGGACTCTGAAAGCCATACCGGTCAATTTACCTTGCAATTCTGGCAAGACTTTACCGACAGCCTTAGCAGCACCAGTAGAGGATGGGATAATGTTACCGGAAGCAGTTCTACCACCTCTCCAGTCCTTGTGGGATGGACCATCAACAGTCTTTTGAGTAGCAGTGATGGAATGAACGGTAGTCATCAAAGCTTCGTCAATACCGAATTCATCGTTGATAATCTTAGCAATTGGAGCCAAACAGTTGGTAGTACAAGAAGCGTTAGAAACAATGGTTTCACCGTTGTACTTGTCTTCGTTAACACCAACGACAAACATTGGAGCAGTCTTGGAAGGAGCAGTGATGACGACCTTCTTGGCACCAGCGTCTAGATGCTTTTGAGCGGAGTCCAATTCCTTGAAGACACCGGTAGAGTCGATAACGATATCGACACCTAGCTTACCCCATGGCAAGTTAGCTGGATccttttcttggaaaacaGCAATCTTGTGACCGTCAATGACCAAGTCGTTACCGCTGGTAGTAACTTCACCCTTGTATCTACCATGGGTGGAATCGTACTTGAACATGTAAGCGGCATAATCAACAGAAATGAATGGATCGTTAACGGCAACAACTTCTAGAGCCTTTCTTTGCAAAGCAATTCTCAAAACCAATCTACCGATTCTACCAAACCCGTTAATAGCAACCTTAACCATTGTGtaatattctttttttttacttgAAACTGTGAAGCGTGTGTGAGACGTATGATAACTTGAAATACCTTTGAAGAGTAGTTCTTGTCCTTGGTGTTTTGacttaaaaaaaaggttAATAAGAAATATAATTACTATTAAGTAATAGTGACAAGAGACAAGTTGcaattccaattctgattcaaaatgaaaaagatccACCCTTTatatatcaaaattaaGTACAATTACCAATAACCACACTAGTACATATTATAATGTAATAATATAAATTAGATATCCCTTTATTTCGCAGCACATTGTGCTCATTAGCTCATTGGCCCATAGAGAAGATGAAGCAAAGCAGTCGAAGCAGTACCAGTGTGCCATAGAGAACGTGATGAAATGGTAAGTTATGGTACGTGATGGAACACGGGAATAGGGGCGGGACATTTGGGATCTGGTGAAAGTGTTGAATTATCCTTCAATAGAGGAAGTCCGTGATTTTCTCTTCCTGTCCAGTGGTTTCCAGTGGGATCGGTGGCTCCACTGGAAGCTGGGGAAACCATTGGGTTTTTGTCCTCTTTTTAGGGACAGAGAGTTCTAGGGCATGGACAATACGTTACCGAGATGAGGGACATCCACTGTTCTGTTctaacaaaagaagatgaaatgattATCTTCCGGACTCCAGCTTTTCCATTTGCCTTCGCGCTTGCCTGTACGGTCGTTACCATACTTACCTTTCTTGCTTCTTCTCAAAATGGAATCCAGGTTTTTAGCTTcgtgtttcttttttttttttaccatttttcaaatttcagTCTTCCATTTTCAgcttcttgtttttttttttttttttttttttcatttcagtTTTTACAGCTTCCAGTCTCCCTCTTTCCTTCGATTtccatcttcttgtttctgtaGCCATCTTCCTATCACGTGCAAGGGAAGAAAGTGGGGGCCCAGCaccttcttttttgttctttggtGGGGGCTCGTTTTAGTTTTTACGTGCGTAATTGGGAATCTTCCGAGGTAGTATGACATGTCCGGTGGTGACCTGATACTTTCTGTTTCTCCGAGTAGGacagaagaggaaaaaaaaatagcGTGTGATGTTCTTCTATTCTAGTAGTGTATTGATCTATTCACAATCAGATCACAATCATATGAGCAGATGATGTATTTTGGGTTGCTTTTCACCAACCCAAGTATTCGATTGATCTTTATATACTGCGGTTATTTCTAGGTCTTAAACGGTTAACACCTGTTGCAGGGTGGTATGTATTTTTCTCAAAGTGTGCTATTTTCACACCAGCTAGAAATCAGCTGTCTTACTTGTATACAATTAGACCAGCCATTTGGTCTTCTGgaatatgtatataaacACCCGGTCGATTCTGACAATCCATCCACTTTTGTAGTAGGTCTCTCTATATCCATTTGTACAatgttgtttctgttttgcCCTACATCATCATCAAGCAAAAACAATagtttcaattgaaacatAAACAAGCTTTAAACACACAAACTCTATACtaaaaaaagataaaatgGCCGCATCTATCCCAGAAACTCAAAAGGGTGTTATCTTCTACGAAAACGGTGGTGAATTGCAATACAAGGACATCCCAGTTCCAAAGCCAAAGGCTAACGAACTTTTGATCAACGTCAAGTACTCCGGTGTCTGTCACACCGATTTGCACGCATGGAAGGGTGACTGGCCTTTGCCAACCAAATTGCCATTAGTTGGTGGTCACGAAGGTGCTGGTGTCGTTGTTGCTATGGGTGAAAACGTCAAGGGCTGGAAGATTGGTGACTTCGCTGGTATCAAATGGTTGAACGGTTCTTGTATGTCCTGTGAATACTGTGAATTGTCCAACGAATCCAACTGTCCAGAAGCTGACTTGTCCGGTTACACTCACGACGGTTCTTTCCAACAATACGCTACTGCTGATGCCGTTCAAGCTGCCAAGATCCCAGTCGGTACTGACTTGGCTGAAGTTGCTCCAGTGCTATGTGCTGGTGTCACCGTTTACAAGGCCCTAAAATCCGCCAACTTGAAGGCCGGTGACTGGGTCGCCATCTCTGGTGCTGCTGGTGGTCTAGGTTCTCTAGCTGTCCAATACGCCAAGGCCATGGGTTACAGAGTGTTGGGTATCGATGCTGGTGAAGAAAAGGCTAAGTTGTTCAAGGACTTGGGTGGTGAATACTTCATTGATTTCACCAAGTCCAAGAACATCCCAGAAGAAGTCATCGAAGCTACCAAGGGTGGTGCTCACGGTGTCATCAACGTCTCTGTCTCCGAATTCGCTATCGAACAATCTACCAACTACGTCAGATCTAACGGTACCGTCGTATTGGTCGGTCTACCAAGAGACGCCAAGTGTAAGTCCGATGTCTTTAACCAA
Proteins encoded in this window:
- a CDS encoding uncharacterized protein (similar to uniprot|P53870 Saccharomyces cerevisiae YNL193W Hypothetical ORF): MKGYLEAMRAYDRALISEKPNNDDTYNIHYNQTRLLLKIYTDYVNVDGYINLLQYVNLDGIDSVETLLVTIDAIIKRFETVVESFPEEVGWDLLFNLLISYSTYVESQTNIPGETLINIVTGFISHFHHIMRLENELLESVDMANLNEQEEEDDVSSYRPDNLAEQSQVDLRTGTGIKTRGAENEDYGLALSTETFDKETVVDTVTLGYKFVYEIMANQLESENTAPGKIINVAQKNYLEELLVKFINQLDDMVVTLKIGQSDVQELVIAKRSIESLKLLYQGDLHMFLDTLGTTDEDSMMSNVELLDMAINTFSTENSWQIRTYLSRTLGKLQTILAERQSNIISGKTKNKDNELSPIVFSLCDVMINRADNELSRCLLKQTELNQLQGQSHPEEDIVKTIELLQQNAKTLLVNAKSIAHRSCGFSEYITDKLKRNYIYGQASIRLDIIESPRTRKIPEDLDDQPSYRALCIP
- the CHS1 gene encoding chitin synthase I (similar to uniprot|P08004 Saccharomyces cerevisiae YNL192W CHS1 Chitin synthase I requires activation from zymogenic form in order to catalyze the transfer of N-acetylglucosamine (GlcNAc) to chitin required for repairing the chitin septum during cytokinesis transcription activated by mating factor); this encodes MSYNYNGQGYYRFDGDEHRASHQAQENSYQMYEPSEDDRNDENHRYRTAAGTDEQYNGFVNHYPEMGEYRQPGDMSQYQVPNIQVDASSPIANTFDPAYPGQTPYVQADFNDNQYYGRNSYQNEQAPSINSATDYYANQDTRPILEQPHQLYNYQQQDDIENPIYVDQNGDDYQINTYLNSKGDMVDPFEAGQRGEPSEWDINDYVSNYDDEDGSSSFGSYGNDVATLDRLGELKYESDEDGADLGERKSPAIQRKPTVVRKFKLCQGNFIFDCPISSQLLSQYSAGAGPEKLSNEFKFMRYQAVTCEPNQFQSNTFNLRQLMYPYPRRTELMIVITMYNEDDILLGKTLKGVMDNIRHFTKRSNSSVWGPDAWKKICVCVVSDGRSKINERSLALMSALGCYQDGFAKEAINDKKVVTHVYEHTTKVNITSVSSTNVELGYGDSTIPVQMLFCLKEKNQKKINSHRWAFEAFAETLNPNVIILLDAGTMPGKDSIYQLWREFKDPQVGGACGEIKADLGSGYTKLLNPLIASQNFEYKMSNILDKTTESNFGFISVLPGAFSAYRFEALKGEPMRKYFLGDDLNGTVFISNMYLAEDRILCFEIVTKRDSNWVLRYCRGSYGATDVPEKIPEFILQRRRWLNGSFFAALYSFIHFYKIFTSGHTILRKIILMFEFTYLFVTTLVSWFSLSSFFLVFRILTLSIAISFPDYKVFRVFSVLFLWLYGLSVLVTFILSLGNKPKGTPLFYLSTFIFFAVLMVYMLACSIYMSVYSIQNLIDSGTTTFKGLITKETFRDLVISIGSTYALYLLSSIIYLHPMHMFTSLVQYVLLSPSYINVLNIYAFCNVHDISWGTKGSAAKPLGSIQSKDDGTVKMEIPISEKEIDENFHKFNSILTEPKPKEVEAELSLEESKSSYYAMVRSLVVILWVVSNFIIVAVVLETGGISQYKDIDDSAKGFTSTDQEVSILNSKSTIYFSVILWIVAFMALFRFIGCCVYCIGRTVRKLRF
- a CDS encoding type I glyceraldehyde-3-phosphate dehydrogenase (uniprot|P17819 Kluyveromyces lactis KLLA0F20988g GAP1 Glyceraldehyde-3-phosphate dehydrogenase 1); translation: MVKVAINGFGRIGRLVLRIALQRKALEVVAVNDPFISVDYAAYMFKYDSTHGRYKGEVTTSGNDLVIDGHKIAVFQEKDPANLPWGKLGVDIVIDSTGVFKELDSAQKHLDAGAKKVVITAPSKTAPMFVVGVNEDKYNGETIVSNASCTTNCLAPIAKIINDEFGIDEALMTTVHSITATQKTVDGPSHKDWRGGRTASGNIIPSSTGAAKAVGKVLPELQGKLTGMAFRVPTVDVSVVDLTVKLAKEATYDEIKAAVKKASQGKLKNVVGYTEDSVVSSDFLGDTHSTIFDASAGIQLSPKFVKVVAWYDNEYGYSERVVDLVEHVA
- a CDS encoding zinc-dependent alcohol dehydrogenase (uniprot|P20369 Kluyveromyces lactis KLLA0F21010g ADH1 Alcohol dehydrogenase 1) yields the protein MAASIPETQKGVIFYENGGELQYKDIPVPKPKANELLINVKYSGVCHTDLHAWKGDWPLPTKLPLVGGHEGAGVVVAMGENVKGWKIGDFAGIKWLNGSCMSCEYCELSNESNCPEADLSGYTHDGSFQQYATADAVQAAKIPVGTDLAEVAPVLCAGVTVYKALKSANLKAGDWVAISGAAGGLGSLAVQYAKAMGYRVLGIDAGEEKAKLFKDLGGEYFIDFTKSKNIPEEVIEATKGGAHGVINVSVSEFAIEQSTNYVRSNGTVVLVGLPRDAKCKSDVFNQVVKSISIVGSYVGNRADTREAIDFFSRGLVKAPIHVVGLSELPSIYEKMEKGAIVGRYVVDTSK